In the Streptomyces spororaveus genome, CCGGCCTGGGGTACGAGGTCATCACCGTCCAGGTGCCCGACGCCGAGGCGGCCAAGAGCGCCGAGGTCGCGGCGTACTGCTGGCAGCGGCTGGGGCAGAGCGGCTTCACCCGTACCGATGTCATCGTCGGCGTGGGCGGCGGCGCCACGACCGATGTCGCCGGTTTCGTCGCGGCGACATGGCTGCGCGGAGTGCGGTGGATCGCGGTGCCGACCACCGTACTGGCGATGGTGGACGCGGCGGTGGGCGGCAAGACCGGCATCAACACCGCCGAGGGCAAGAACCTGGTCGGGGCCTTCCACCCGCCCGCCGGGGTGCTGTGCGACCTCAGCGCGCTGGACTCCCTGCCCGTCGACGACTACGTGAGCGGCGTGGCGGAGATCATCAAGGCCGGTTTCATCTCCGACCCGGTGATCCTCGACCGGGTGGAGGACTGTCCGGCCGGTGCCCGCTCGCCGGCCGGTCCGCACACCGCGGAGCTGATCGAGCGCTCGATCCGGGTCAAGGCGCGGGTCGTCTCCGACGACCTGAGGGAATCCGGTCCGCGCGAGATGCTCAACTACGGCCACACCCTCGCCCACGCCATCGAGAAGAACGAGCGCTACACGTGGCGGCACGGGGCCGCGGTGTCGGTGGGCATGGTCTTCGCCTCCGAACTCGGCCGCCTGAGCGGGCGGCTGGACCATGCCACCGCCGACCGCCACCGCTCGGTCCTGGAATCGGTCGGGCTGCCGCTGACCTACCCCGGCGACCAGTGGGCCGAGCTCCTGCGGTGCATGTGGGTCGACAAGAAGGCGCGCGGCAAGATCCTGCGCTTCATCGTCCTCGACGGACCGGGCCGGCCGGCCGTGCTGGAGGGCCCCGGCCTCTCGCTGCTGTCCGCCGCGTACACGAGGGTGGCGGCCTGACGCCGTGCACCCCCAGGGACCAGCAGCTCCGCACATCCCCCGGCGGAGCTGCTCCTTTTAGGAAGAAAACAGCCCCTCTGAACTGCGTTTCCGCAGTTCAGAGGGGCTGTCGATTGTGGAGCCTAGGAGATTCGAACTCCTGACATCTGCCTTGCAAAGGCAGCGCTCTACCAACTGAGCTAAGGCCCCATGGAAGTGGACGCACCGGTCCCGCGCGGGAGGTGTGGTCGTTCCGCAGAACAGAGTACCGGGTCTACCCCCTCATCTCGCAAAATGATAGGGACTCCCGCCGTGCGACCACTCTCCGTAAGATGCTCGCGAGGTTCGCACCAGCGAAGGGGAGTAGTAAGAGTGGACGCAGTACAGCAAGAGGCGACTGCCAGAGCCAGAGAGCTTCAGCGCAGTTGGTACGGGGAGCCGCTGGGAGCGCTCTTCCGCAGGCTCATAGATGACCTCGGCCTGAACCAGGCCCGCCTCGCTGCCGTCCTCGGACTGTCGGCGCCCATGTTGTCCCAGCTGATGAGCGGCCAGCGCGCAAAGATCGGCAACCCGGCCGTGGTCCAGCGGGTCCAGGCCCTCCAGGATCTCGCCGGCCAGGTGGCCGACGGAAGCGTCAGCGCGGGGGAGGCCACCGACCGGATGGACGAGATCAAGAAGACCCAGGGGGGATCCGTCCTCAGCAACAGCGGCCAGACCACCACCAGCTCCGGCGCACCGACGGTCAAGCGGGTCGTCCGCGAGATCCAGTCGCTGCTGCGCTCGGTGTCCGCGGCCGGGGACATCATCGACGCGGCGAACACCCTCGCCGCCAGCCATCCGGAACTGGCAGAGTTCCTCCGGGTGTACGGCGCGGGCCGCACCGCCGACGCGGTCGCCCACTACGAGGCCCACCAGAACTGAC is a window encoding:
- the aroB gene encoding 3-dehydroquinate synthase, translating into MAVAGLVTARVQVGGSPATDPYEVLIGRQLLTEIPGLLGPAARRVAVIHPAPLVGTAERIRADLAGLGYEVITVQVPDAEAAKSAEVAAYCWQRLGQSGFTRTDVIVGVGGGATTDVAGFVAATWLRGVRWIAVPTTVLAMVDAAVGGKTGINTAEGKNLVGAFHPPAGVLCDLSALDSLPVDDYVSGVAEIIKAGFISDPVILDRVEDCPAGARSPAGPHTAELIERSIRVKARVVSDDLRESGPREMLNYGHTLAHAIEKNERYTWRHGAAVSVGMVFASELGRLSGRLDHATADRHRSVLESVGLPLTYPGDQWAELLRCMWVDKKARGKILRFIVLDGPGRPAVLEGPGLSLLSAAYTRVAA
- a CDS encoding helix-turn-helix domain-containing protein, whose product is MDAVQQEATARARELQRSWYGEPLGALFRRLIDDLGLNQARLAAVLGLSAPMLSQLMSGQRAKIGNPAVVQRVQALQDLAGQVADGSVSAGEATDRMDEIKKTQGGSVLSNSGQTTTSSGAPTVKRVVREIQSLLRSVSAAGDIIDAANTLAASHPELAEFLRVYGAGRTADAVAHYEAHQN